In Kordia antarctica, the following proteins share a genomic window:
- a CDS encoding galactosyltransferase-related protein has translation MNVSIIIPWSNRPDLADSLEKNYTKFNFDHIEIIIVNFGGNIAEVTQIVNASALTNIKLIHIESDVFNRSKALNIGAYNAKNETLFILDCDIVISDSIDEITAALKDENSFLTLLKTTESNRSSKKRIQGEIKEIAYYIGFKNQKGNEVLVETNRMFLSENARSCPGLVILSKSNFVKIGGMNTDLVGWGWEDVDLVYRLEYYGIKRVKKGNCIHLSHSDNKRYLIKEDKATNEDLNFKKALANYLIGDFLGTYEEDIEAL, from the coding sequence ATGAATGTAAGTATCATAATCCCTTGGAGCAACAGACCTGACTTGGCAGATAGTTTAGAAAAAAATTATACTAAATTCAATTTTGATCATATAGAAATCATTATTGTCAATTTTGGTGGAAATATTGCTGAGGTTACTCAAATTGTAAATGCATCAGCACTGACTAATATTAAATTAATACATATAGAAAGTGATGTATTCAATAGATCAAAAGCATTAAATATTGGAGCATACAATGCTAAAAATGAAACACTATTTATTTTAGATTGTGATATTGTAATTAGTGATTCCATCGATGAAATTACTGCTGCCTTGAAAGATGAAAATTCATTCTTAACGCTACTAAAAACAACAGAAAGTAACAGGAGTAGTAAGAAAAGAATACAAGGCGAAATAAAAGAAATTGCATACTATATTGGTTTTAAAAACCAAAAAGGGAATGAAGTTTTAGTGGAAACGAACCGAATGTTTTTATCTGAAAATGCAAGAAGTTGTCCAGGCTTGGTTATCTTATCAAAATCTAATTTTGTCAAAATAGGAGGCATGAATACTGACTTAGTAGGTTGGGGTTGGGAAGACGTAGATTTGGTGTATAGATTAGAATATTATGGAATTAAAAGAGTGAAAAAAGGGAATTGTATTCACCTAAGTCATTCCGATAACAAACGATATTTAATAAAAGAAGACAAAGCTACAAATGAAGATTTAAACTTTAAAAAAGCGCTTGCAAACTATTTAATTGGAGACTTTTTAGGAACTTACGAAGAAGATATAGAGGCATTGTGA
- a CDS encoding HAD-IIIA family hydrolase, with the protein MVHKAVILAGGKGTRLGNISKKIPKSLQLINGIPILHHQISLISKYGVKEIYIITNYLTEKIEDSLQQIKTQKHLKIVVHKESKELGTVGGIKEIEHELTENFFVLYGDIMLDVDLNRVAKFHSKKNSDATLVVHPTDHPKDSDLVGVNTSDKIIEFYPKYSRDLTAVYPNISNAGLYLFSPKLFPFLTKGVKADFGKDIFPNIINKLNMYGYNTPEYLKDMGTPDRIEKVRKDFKNGIVQAKNLEQKQKAIFIDRDGVINKLAGYISKPAQLEVFENAITAIKKINTSDFLAIVITNQPVVARGLCSIEELQKIHHTLEFTLGNSGAKLDAIFFCPHHPDTGFEGENLTYKKECTCRKPKIGMIENAVEQFNIDVTKSYFIGDTWRDIECGTNAKIKTILVGNSKEEVKVTPTSRAENLLEAVHQIIK; encoded by the coding sequence ATGGTACATAAAGCCGTAATCTTAGCAGGTGGAAAAGGGACAAGGCTCGGGAATATCTCTAAGAAAATTCCTAAATCCTTACAACTAATAAATGGGATACCAATATTGCATCATCAAATTTCTTTAATATCTAAATATGGAGTTAAAGAAATTTATATCATTACAAATTATCTTACTGAAAAAATAGAAGACTCTTTACAACAAATAAAGACGCAAAAACACCTAAAAATAGTTGTTCATAAAGAAAGTAAAGAGTTAGGTACTGTTGGCGGAATTAAGGAAATTGAGCATGAATTGACAGAAAATTTTTTCGTGCTATACGGAGACATTATGTTAGATGTCGATTTAAACCGAGTCGCAAAATTTCATTCAAAAAAAAATTCAGATGCTACATTAGTTGTTCATCCTACAGATCACCCAAAAGACAGTGATTTAGTAGGCGTAAATACATCCGATAAAATAATTGAATTTTATCCGAAGTATTCAAGAGATCTTACTGCTGTGTATCCGAATATTTCAAATGCAGGCTTGTACCTTTTTTCTCCTAAATTGTTTCCATTTTTAACCAAAGGAGTTAAAGCTGATTTTGGAAAAGACATTTTCCCAAATATCATTAACAAGCTAAATATGTACGGGTATAACACGCCCGAATATTTAAAAGATATGGGCACTCCGGATCGTATTGAAAAAGTGAGAAAAGATTTTAAAAATGGAATCGTGCAAGCGAAGAATTTAGAACAGAAGCAAAAAGCTATTTTTATTGATAGAGATGGTGTTATAAATAAATTGGCTGGTTATATTAGTAAACCAGCACAGTTAGAAGTTTTTGAAAATGCCATTACAGCAATCAAAAAAATTAATACATCTGACTTTCTCGCCATTGTAATTACCAATCAACCTGTAGTTGCTAGAGGATTATGTTCTATAGAAGAATTACAAAAAATTCATCATACCTTAGAATTTACTTTAGGCAATTCTGGAGCAAAATTAGATGCGATATTCTTTTGTCCACATCATCCTGATACAGGATTTGAAGGCGAAAATTTAACTTATAAAAAAGAATGTACGTGTAGAAAACCAAAAATTGGAATGATTGAAAACGCTGTTGAACAATTCAATATTGATGTAACAAAATCCTATTTTATAGGTGATACATGGAGAGATATTGAATGTGGTACAAATGCAAAAATTAAAACGATTCTAGTTGGTAATTCTAAGGAAGAAGTAAAAGTAACTCCTACTTCAAGAGCAGAGAATTTGCTTGAAGCGGTTCACCAGATAATAAAATAA
- a CDS encoding GHMP family kinase ATP-binding protein, with translation MIITRTPFRISFVGGGTDIPEFYKLHKGAVISSSINKYMYISSHPFFDKNKIRLKYSQTETVSSIGEIQHELLKRIFTEMNVSNGIELSSIADIVSGTGMGSSSSFTVGVLHNLAVQNKKVIDKNDLAHTAYEIERSLYAAIGKQDQYAASFGGLNLFEFSKNGAVTRTPILLNSDFKTALNKRLLLFYVGSRTSTKNILKSYEYEKKRTVLIQMTDLVYDLKNALEKESFSDFGRILHEGWLLKKSISNQISNTEIDTIYETALKNGAKGGKLLGAGASGFMLFYCEEKYQANVIESLQPTYRRFDFSFEEDGSKVIFQDTLI, from the coding sequence ATGATAATTACACGAACACCATTTAGGATCAGCTTTGTTGGCGGTGGCACAGACATTCCTGAATTTTATAAGCTGCACAAAGGCGCTGTGATAAGTTCTTCCATCAATAAGTACATGTATATTAGTTCGCATCCGTTTTTTGATAAGAATAAAATAAGGCTTAAATATTCTCAAACAGAGACTGTTTCAAGTATTGGCGAAATACAACATGAGCTTTTAAAAAGAATATTTACAGAAATGAATGTAAGCAATGGAATAGAACTTTCTTCTATTGCAGATATTGTTTCAGGAACAGGAATGGGATCTTCTTCCTCTTTTACTGTGGGCGTTTTGCATAATTTAGCGGTACAGAATAAAAAAGTAATCGATAAAAATGATTTGGCACATACCGCATACGAAATAGAACGATCATTATATGCTGCTATTGGAAAACAAGATCAATACGCGGCAAGTTTTGGAGGTTTAAATCTATTTGAATTTTCAAAGAATGGAGCTGTAACTCGTACGCCTATACTACTAAACTCAGACTTTAAAACAGCGCTCAATAAAAGACTGTTGCTATTTTATGTAGGAAGTAGAACGTCTACTAAGAATATTTTGAAATCTTATGAGTATGAAAAAAAGAGAACTGTTTTAATTCAGATGACAGACTTAGTCTATGATTTAAAAAATGCATTAGAAAAAGAATCTTTTAGTGATTTTGGTAGAATTCTTCACGAAGGTTGGTTGTTAAAAAAGTCTATTTCTAATCAAATATCGAATACTGAAATTGATACCATTTATGAGACTGCTTTAAAGAATGGAGCAAAAGGAGGCAAACTTTTAGGAGCTGGCGCAAGCGGTTTTATGCTTTTTTATTGTGAAGAGAAATACCAAGCCAATGTGATTGAAAGTTTACAACCAACATATAGAAGGTTTGATTTTTCTTTTGAAGAAGATGGCTCTAAGGTTATTTTTCAAGATACCTTGATTTAA
- a CDS encoding SIS domain-containing protein — protein sequence MQYFSDLTDTISKIDTASLMSVRDSILNCFKRKGTIYIFGNGGSGATASHVAGDYLKTIKGLRIVCLNDNTTVVSAIANDIHYEEIFREQLKNILLVQDLVIGISGSGNSKNIVNAIEYANSKNVETIGFCGFDGGDLKNKATKNMHILIHDMEITEDVHLSCFHAIKREIKNNLLTNLR from the coding sequence ATGCAATATTTTAGTGATTTAACGGATACAATATCAAAAATTGACACTGCTAGTTTGATGTCAGTCAGAGATAGTATTTTAAACTGTTTCAAACGAAAAGGAACTATATACATTTTCGGAAATGGTGGCAGTGGCGCAACTGCATCTCATGTGGCTGGTGATTATTTAAAAACGATAAAAGGACTACGTATTGTTTGTCTAAATGATAATACTACGGTTGTGTCTGCTATTGCAAACGATATTCACTATGAGGAAATTTTCAGGGAACAATTAAAAAATATTTTGCTTGTACAAGATTTAGTCATCGGAATTTCTGGAAGTGGAAATTCAAAAAACATAGTAAATGCAATAGAATATGCGAATTCAAAAAATGTAGAGACGATAGGTTTTTGCGGATTTGATGGAGGCGATTTGAAAAATAAAGCCACTAAAAACATGCATATTCTAATTCATGATATGGAAATAACAGAAGATGTACATCTTTCTTGTTTTCATGCAATTAAAAGAGAGATTAAAAATAACTTGCTTACTAATCTTCGATAG
- a CDS encoding FkbM family methyltransferase, which produces MEKTIRKRNVEFKVYDNHKVAGYCPNGFFTDCIQNGDWEEETFIILEKYARKGKVYIDVGAWIGPTVLFAAKLYEKVVCFEPDPVALLTLEYNLLINDFEHVVLEKKALAAHIGTIKFGGNWEMGNSESTILVNDASFLSKQAIEGQRGNYKSRSENIIEVPSITIEKVMDTHTIDPETIGLIKMDIEGGEYIVLPAMKDFLQTYTPNLYLSLHFGYLLDFQINEILAILFEIYNRCYTIIDEKEIEMTRIEITQQKMELLVFEKTIED; this is translated from the coding sequence ATGGAAAAAACAATTAGAAAAAGAAATGTTGAATTTAAAGTCTATGATAATCATAAAGTCGCAGGATATTGTCCAAATGGTTTTTTTACAGATTGTATTCAAAATGGAGATTGGGAAGAAGAAACATTTATCATTTTAGAAAAATATGCCAGGAAAGGTAAAGTCTATATAGATGTAGGCGCCTGGATTGGCCCGACAGTTTTGTTTGCGGCGAAGCTTTATGAAAAAGTAGTTTGTTTTGAACCAGATCCTGTAGCATTATTGACCTTAGAATATAATTTACTTATTAATGATTTTGAGCATGTTGTTCTTGAGAAAAAAGCGTTAGCAGCTCATATTGGCACCATTAAGTTTGGCGGTAATTGGGAAATGGGAAATAGTGAATCTACGATATTGGTAAATGACGCTTCTTTTTTATCAAAACAAGCTATTGAAGGGCAACGAGGAAATTACAAATCGCGTTCAGAAAATATTATTGAAGTCCCATCAATTACAATTGAAAAAGTAATGGATACGCATACTATTGATCCAGAAACAATTGGGTTGATAAAAATGGATATTGAAGGTGGAGAATATATCGTTTTGCCTGCTATGAAAGATTTTCTACAAACCTATACACCTAATTTATATTTATCACTTCATTTTGGATATCTATTGGATTTTCAAATCAATGAGATATTAGCTATTTTGTTTGAAATCTATAACAGATGCTATACAATTATTGATGAAAAAGAAATAGAAATGACTAGGATTGAAATTACGCAACAAAAGATGGAACTTTTAGTTTTTGAGAAAACTATCGAAGATTAG
- a CDS encoding outer membrane beta-barrel family protein translates to MVFKYGVNFLIILLFSINSYAQTTFSIQGSILDQEKKSPIELATISLILKDKIFQKVNSDKDGKFLLIDIEKGNYVLKIQSLGYSDVLIPINQLASNLVLDSILLEEKIERLDEVLIEASSNDKLIERKNGKVIIRVDADIMNKGASMTDIMENIPSVDIDENGTISMRGSTDIRIYIDGKPTQRSLDQLALVNISKIELITSPSAKWNADGSSIINVILKKNRERGLNINTNFSYTIGIFAKYRSSLSANYTIDKFSFNSSISYNKSKNYFEGRTQDFQNDILQITENINRADDLAFTFGVDYFLDDTNQFFVNYKRNISSPEAISSFVVNDTDRNFHETDYDYNNHDLNVGYKKILDGENHFLDIEAYFVWSPNESESESISEDTIGNNTLLYNYNGSGNFAQFNIDYQKEISSKHSFDLGLQSSFQDIDQFLQNTSINNPTFPDFALDYKFSRNIIAGYFNYTGTFNKWSLSAGLRTEYVKRELALNTENYDYDYTQFYPNVFISNTINDVNTISLSYNRRLVRPQHWQLTTIPKYFSPTSYAVRNPELQPSYINALELSHNYQKKGFNLSTSVYYKNMNDRISHIQRPSNANSDIYIFTLENIESDNSYGLEVSSRWKINNWYTITNTVDVNNATIRTIIDSQILERDFTSYYLRSYNRFTWNKHNFQFNFRYKGNAVFPQGKRNPYGKVDFGYSKRIFKGNGNIAIQVYDIFNTYNPEYEIRTDNAYRLGVFEPESRRLRIAISYNFKSNKTKNIERKKRNSIERTDVNGVQF, encoded by the coding sequence ATGGTTTTCAAATATGGGGTAAATTTCTTAATAATTTTACTATTTTCAATAAATAGTTATGCCCAAACAACTTTTTCTATACAAGGATCAATTTTAGATCAGGAAAAAAAATCTCCGATTGAATTAGCTACTATATCATTAATCCTTAAAGATAAAATATTTCAAAAAGTGAATTCAGATAAAGACGGAAAATTTTTACTGATAGATATTGAAAAAGGAAACTACGTGCTTAAAATTCAAAGTCTAGGATATTCAGATGTATTGATTCCTATTAATCAATTAGCTTCTAATTTAGTTTTAGATAGCATTCTATTAGAAGAAAAAATTGAGCGCTTAGATGAAGTACTCATAGAAGCATCATCTAATGACAAACTCATAGAGCGAAAAAACGGGAAAGTGATTATTCGTGTAGATGCAGATATCATGAACAAAGGCGCATCTATGACAGATATTATGGAAAATATACCTTCGGTTGATATTGATGAAAATGGAACTATTTCCATGCGGGGAAGTACTGATATAAGAATCTATATTGATGGAAAGCCTACGCAGCGAAGCTTAGATCAATTGGCACTTGTTAATATTTCAAAAATAGAATTAATTACTTCACCGTCAGCAAAATGGAATGCAGATGGTTCTAGTATTATAAATGTGATCTTGAAAAAAAATAGAGAAAGAGGATTAAATATTAATACTAATTTTAGTTACACGATAGGAATTTTTGCAAAATATAGATCAAGCCTTTCTGCTAATTATACGATAGATAAATTTAGTTTCAATAGCTCAATATCCTATAATAAAAGTAAAAATTACTTTGAAGGTAGAACGCAAGATTTTCAAAATGATATCCTGCAAATAACAGAAAACATAAACAGAGCAGATGACCTAGCATTTACTTTTGGAGTTGATTATTTCCTTGACGATACAAATCAATTTTTTGTAAACTACAAGCGTAACATTTCTTCGCCAGAAGCTATTTCAAGCTTTGTTGTAAATGATACAGACCGAAATTTTCATGAAACAGATTATGATTATAATAATCATGATTTGAATGTTGGATACAAAAAAATTCTAGATGGAGAAAATCATTTTTTAGACATTGAAGCTTATTTTGTATGGTCGCCTAATGAGAGCGAATCTGAAAGCATATCTGAAGATACTATAGGTAATAATACACTGCTGTATAACTATAACGGAAGTGGGAATTTTGCGCAGTTCAATATAGATTATCAGAAAGAAATTTCTTCGAAACATTCATTTGACCTTGGATTGCAATCTAGTTTTCAAGATATTGATCAATTCTTACAAAATACAAGTATAAATAATCCAACATTTCCTGACTTTGCGTTAGATTATAAGTTCTCAAGAAATATAATTGCAGGATATTTTAATTATACTGGAACCTTTAATAAATGGAGCCTAAGTGCGGGATTACGAACTGAATATGTAAAGCGAGAATTAGCATTGAATACTGAAAATTATGACTACGACTATACACAGTTCTATCCAAATGTATTTATTTCTAACACGATAAATGATGTAAATACAATTTCATTAAGTTATAACCGAAGATTAGTAAGACCACAACATTGGCAGCTAACAACGATTCCTAAATATTTTTCTCCTACATCATATGCGGTTAGAAACCCTGAATTACAGCCTTCGTATATCAACGCGCTGGAATTATCTCATAATTATCAAAAAAAAGGATTCAACCTATCAACGAGTGTTTATTATAAAAATATGAATGATAGAATTTCTCATATCCAAAGACCATCAAATGCGAATTCAGATATATATATATTCACGCTAGAAAATATTGAAAGTGATAATTCTTATGGTTTGGAAGTATCTAGTAGATGGAAGATAAATAACTGGTATACAATAACAAATACAGTTGACGTAAACAATGCTACGATACGAACAATAATTGACAGTCAAATATTGGAAAGAGATTTCACATCCTATTATTTAAGAAGCTACAATAGGTTTACATGGAACAAGCATAACTTTCAATTCAATTTCAGGTATAAAGGAAATGCAGTTTTCCCACAAGGTAAAAGGAATCCGTATGGTAAAGTCGATTTTGGGTATAGCAAAAGAATTTTTAAGGGAAATGGAAATATCGCAATTCAGGTGTATGATATATTCAATACTTACAATCCAGAATATGAAATTAGAACAGACAATGCCTATAGATTAGGCGTGTTTGAGCCTGAATCAAGAAGATTACGGATAGCGATTTCATACAATTTCAAATCAAATAAAACTAAAAATATTGAACGTAAAAAGCGAAATTCAATAGAAAGAACGGACGTAAATGGAGTCCAATTTTAA
- a CDS encoding glycosyltransferase family 4 protein: MTLKKIGFLCVGLKGWISLERTKSFYIESLKNTCEIILIHSEEEFFEKLDSFDIVLNFFGNLVWEHKDKIKTPVIFCLHGGAVLNYKFLVNNAEKVSAHDSFIVNCTSDIAILKEVFVMPPNIHLLRLPISKDIELNYSKNECKSVFNINENTLLLGYVARILPQKNLHHAIHILNKVKNEVTKDVKLIVIGDYWVDYPILNWQKTENEYHTYINELIDSYQLSENILQFQSNLSNDELTMCYGAFDFLIHPTNSLDENFGYAPIEAMKCGTPVIGTAYGGLKDSIVHQKTGFLLDTWSTESGIRSAYYKGVEFIKKLYGDSALKEKITNNCLERIEEHYSFKNCAQNLVEIVNISTNTKMSTISMTGNLDFLTYKENEYLPTVKPSWNYYKKVAQLYCNTSIENIEFSSTLFLRTFSKFSILEAQIIFEDPTWPAKIPFNPQTEEILKACETTTNYNQLKEELSFTLDNSILFNLISIGALVVSQQKTP, from the coding sequence ATGACATTAAAAAAAATAGGCTTCTTATGTGTTGGTTTAAAAGGATGGATTAGTTTAGAAAGAACTAAAAGCTTTTACATAGAAAGTTTAAAAAATACGTGCGAAATAATTTTAATTCATAGTGAAGAAGAATTCTTTGAAAAACTAGACAGTTTTGATATAGTTCTTAATTTCTTTGGAAACCTAGTTTGGGAACACAAAGACAAAATCAAAACACCAGTTATATTTTGCTTACATGGCGGTGCTGTTTTGAATTATAAATTCTTGGTTAACAATGCTGAAAAAGTAAGCGCACACGACTCTTTCATTGTCAATTGTACAAGTGATATAGCAATCTTAAAAGAGGTGTTTGTAATGCCTCCAAATATTCATTTGCTTAGGTTACCAATCAGTAAAGATATAGAACTGAACTATTCTAAAAATGAGTGTAAATCTGTATTTAATATCAATGAGAATACACTATTATTAGGATATGTAGCTCGGATTTTGCCTCAAAAAAATCTACATCATGCAATTCACATATTGAACAAAGTGAAAAATGAAGTTACAAAAGATGTAAAACTTATTGTAATTGGAGACTATTGGGTAGATTATCCAATTTTAAATTGGCAAAAAACAGAAAACGAATATCACACGTATATAAATGAGCTCATAGATTCATATCAACTAAGCGAAAACATACTTCAATTTCAATCAAATCTTAGTAATGATGAATTAACAATGTGTTATGGAGCATTCGATTTTTTAATACATCCCACAAACTCTCTAGATGAAAACTTTGGGTATGCACCAATTGAAGCTATGAAATGTGGGACGCCGGTTATAGGAACTGCGTATGGAGGTTTAAAAGATTCGATTGTACATCAAAAAACTGGTTTCTTATTAGATACATGGAGTACTGAATCGGGAATACGATCAGCATATTACAAAGGAGTAGAATTTATAAAAAAACTCTATGGTGATTCAGCTTTAAAAGAAAAAATAACCAACAATTGCTTAGAAAGAATTGAAGAACACTATTCTTTTAAAAACTGTGCTCAGAATTTAGTTGAAATAGTCAATATTTCTACAAACACTAAAATGTCTACAATTAGTATGACAGGTAATTTAGATTTCTTAACATATAAAGAAAACGAGTATTTGCCAACAGTAAAACCTTCCTGGAATTATTATAAAAAAGTAGCGCAGCTATATTGCAATACTTCCATTGAAAACATAGAATTTTCAAGCACACTTTTTTTGAGAACTTTCAGTAAATTTAGTATTTTAGAAGCGCAAATTATATTTGAAGATCCAACGTGGCCTGCAAAAATTCCATTCAATCCACAAACGGAAGAAATCTTAAAAGCTTGCGAAACCACCACAAACTATAATCAATTAAAAGAGGAATTATCCTTTACATTAGATAATAGCATACTATTTAATTTAATTTCAATCGGAGCTTTAGTAGTTTCTCAACAAAAAACACCATGA